A region of Sulfurovum sp. DNA encodes the following proteins:
- a CDS encoding response regulator — MKIIIVENELYLAQSIASKLGENGFETEIYSSTKEAMQSSGDVYLLSTNLPGQSTTPLITQFKEKIIILMVSYINNDTVGEPLKLGAKDYIVKPFMIEELLRKIEHYQEYQELKKYTHLYQEYMENLLQDIETDFDVNTLSTPLVIRTNYQRLVDKIVFEYTHKNNRLLTFIPLEKKVWKEKLESIDINSLLYITEIHTLKKADRDFLLNALKGRDFILSSTIDLECDYSTIILNTESKLYDQNEILTIDDYVKFIINSFQYKFPDTELSKKLGISRKSLWEKRKKYGLFKKK, encoded by the coding sequence ATGAAAATTATCATTGTAGAAAATGAACTCTATTTGGCACAAAGCATTGCTTCAAAACTTGGAGAAAATGGATTTGAAACAGAAATATATAGCTCCACCAAGGAAGCAATGCAAAGTAGTGGTGATGTATATCTACTCTCGACGAATCTTCCTGGACAAAGTACTACACCATTAATTACACAGTTCAAGGAAAAAATCATTATTCTAATGGTTTCTTACATTAACAACGATACAGTTGGCGAACCACTAAAATTAGGTGCTAAAGACTACATTGTGAAACCATTCATGATTGAAGAGTTATTGCGAAAGATAGAACATTACCAAGAATATCAAGAACTCAAAAAATATACACATCTCTACCAAGAATATATGGAAAATTTACTGCAAGATATTGAAACTGATTTTGATGTTAATACACTTAGCACACCACTGGTAATTCGAACCAACTATCAGCGCCTAGTGGATAAAATTGTTTTTGAATATACCCATAAAAACAATAGATTGCTAACATTTATTCCTCTTGAAAAGAAAGTATGGAAAGAAAAACTTGAGAGTATCGATATAAACTCTCTACTTTATATTACCGAAATACATACACTAAAAAAAGCAGACAGAGACTTTCTACTTAATGCTTTAAAGGGAAGAGACTTTATTCTTTCTAGTACAATCGATCTTGAATGTGACTATAGTACAATTATTCTCAATACTGAGTCAAAACTCTATGATCAAAATGAGATTCTTACCATTGACGACTATGTCAAATTTATTATCAACTCTTTTCAATATAAATTTCCTGATACTGAACTCTCCAAAAAACTTGGAATCTCACGTAAAAGCCTTTGGGAAAAACGTAAAAAATATGGTCTATTTAAGAAAAAATAA
- a CDS encoding molecular chaperone TorD family protein codes for MNQMLKDIDNRIALYGLTSRLMMMETDEVFLDQLEEDEDFLSLLPNYRDWDKRTKLSKKELVNQYYNVDFANLFIMHLVPYESFYVRDDQMIESGGDNPVLSLYNALDFRVELEKARVVSPDHIGVELEFMYMLCNAQKKALKENDTEAVYELLSVQRGFLKDHLLEWAPMFLINAKRESRTPLYHDGTELTLEFLLSDYEYVVSQWKEQYLQEKEWV; via the coding sequence ATGAATCAAATGTTAAAAGATATTGATAACCGTATTGCTCTTTATGGTCTTACCTCTAGGTTAATGATGATGGAGACTGATGAAGTATTCTTGGATCAGCTTGAGGAGGATGAAGATTTTCTTTCATTGTTACCAAACTATAGAGATTGGGACAAGCGCACTAAACTGAGCAAAAAAGAGCTAGTAAATCAATATTATAATGTTGACTTTGCCAATCTCTTTATTATGCACCTGGTTCCCTATGAGAGCTTTTATGTGCGTGATGATCAGATGATTGAAAGTGGTGGAGATAACCCAGTACTTTCGCTTTATAATGCACTTGATTTCCGTGTAGAGTTAGAGAAGGCAAGGGTAGTTAGTCCTGACCATATTGGTGTGGAGCTTGAGTTTATGTATATGCTCTGCAATGCACAGAAGAAAGCATTGAAAGAGAATGATACAGAAGCAGTTTATGAACTACTTAGTGTTCAAAGAGGTTTTCTTAAAGATCACCTCCTTGAGTGGGCACCAATGTTTCTTATTAATGCTAAAAGAGAGTCACGTACACCACTTTATCATGATGGCACAGAATTGACATTGGAGTTTTTGCTTAGTGACTATGAGTATGTAGTTTCTCAATGGAAAGAGCAGTATTTGCAAGAGAAAGAATGGGTCTAA
- a CDS encoding sulfate adenylyltransferase has product MVYLRKNKQGMSMKNRSLYIDTEALSTLALVQAGLIFPVDKLMNQSEANEVDHTQFYKGVPFPFAFVLAPKGEKNRKVLKMLQKDEVVDLINEGKKVGELTVDEIFSINPKQRLYNIYGTSDPSHPGVKNTTSRLGEIAVCGPYHVEYPLVEGNIKRIKQMITRTGAKFISSMMIAANPLNRAHERMIRQAISDSDLLVIFLRKPFTNEGLRYDIRYQALARFVDNFIPRNKVLILPFENTYIFAGYNELILDALLAKNYGCHQLVIGKNHGGLGLYYDQNRLNSVFDHCKNIGIHIKTVDEYVYCDTCKTLVSTQTCPHGQHHHVHYHSESIMRLIQSGLIPPSILVRKEVSANILASLFPERFENLQEMHYSLMPGSGLLEQQSEEQFYLKLIELYQTSSLT; this is encoded by the coding sequence ATGGTCTATTTAAGAAAAAATAAGCAAGGAATGTCTATGAAAAACAGATCACTCTATATCGATACTGAAGCCCTCTCCACACTTGCACTTGTTCAGGCAGGACTTATCTTTCCTGTTGATAAACTTATGAACCAGTCTGAGGCAAATGAAGTAGACCATACACAGTTCTACAAAGGAGTACCTTTTCCTTTTGCTTTTGTGCTCGCACCCAAAGGAGAAAAGAACAGAAAAGTACTCAAAATGTTACAAAAAGATGAAGTGGTAGATCTTATCAATGAAGGAAAAAAAGTTGGTGAACTGACTGTAGATGAAATATTTTCTATCAATCCTAAACAGCGTCTTTACAATATATATGGTACATCAGATCCCTCCCATCCAGGTGTCAAAAATACTACTTCTAGGCTAGGAGAAATTGCTGTATGTGGTCCATATCATGTGGAGTACCCTCTCGTTGAAGGCAACATCAAGCGTATCAAGCAAATGATTACTCGCACTGGTGCAAAATTTATCTCCTCTATGATGATTGCTGCCAATCCTCTTAACCGTGCTCATGAGCGTATGATACGACAAGCCATTAGCGATTCTGATTTACTTGTAATCTTTCTAAGAAAACCTTTTACCAATGAAGGATTGCGTTATGATATCCGCTATCAGGCACTTGCACGATTTGTTGATAATTTTATTCCACGAAATAAAGTACTTATTTTACCTTTTGAGAATACTTATATTTTCGCAGGCTATAATGAACTTATTCTTGATGCATTACTTGCAAAAAACTATGGTTGTCATCAGTTGGTGATTGGAAAAAATCATGGTGGACTTGGACTTTACTATGATCAAAATCGTCTTAATTCTGTTTTTGATCACTGCAAGAATATTGGAATCCATATCAAAACTGTTGATGAGTATGTCTATTGCGATACCTGCAAAACTCTTGTCAGTACTCAAACCTGCCCACATGGACAACATCATCATGTTCACTATCATAGCGAATCAATTATGAGACTAATTCAAAGTGGTCTCATTCCACCATCAATTTTAGTACGAAAAGAGGTTTCTGCCAATATTCTTGCCTCACTCTTTCCTGAACGTTTTGAAAATCTTCAAGAGATGCACTACTCACTCATGCCTGGTTCTGGTCTACTTGAACAGCAGAGTGAAGAGCAGTTCTATCTCAAGCTCATAGAGCTCTATCAGACTTCATCACTCACATAG
- a CDS encoding 4Fe-4S binding protein, with protein MRLHFDVTHCVRATSKFSECAKCVESTGGLVLIKEQLPIFSKSMGVEAAACVGACPTEAFSLSDFSVTEFFFTFLDTKAKVISRKLNIPCLSVLSVEHLISLALGSDETITLDLNDYERESHLFECIVTRIEEANFVLSSFSNKRLAVNIEETIIGSKYDKDVDDAVSDRRVFLRDTISLKGVIRQKKSFEDAIESDELHHFEIDASMTQKIKDKHLPDKRKILFTMLKYIKKPKVYEVLVEKDIGFTSQKFIDESCTNCQVCYRICPTGALGSNKKFSLIHFDAMLCIKCHLCHDVCEPDAIQLQPGFEVKEFFEPTQKTLATFSIKRCNECGNPFTYLGGEQTCPRCLIEEGEAIFLHENALKLEKKNEEKR; from the coding sequence ATGAGACTCCATTTTGATGTGACACACTGTGTCCGAGCAACAAGTAAATTTTCTGAGTGTGCCAAATGCGTAGAGTCGACTGGTGGGCTTGTTCTAATAAAAGAGCAGTTACCAATTTTTTCTAAAAGTATGGGTGTAGAGGCTGCTGCTTGTGTGGGAGCATGTCCAACAGAGGCTTTCTCTCTTTCAGATTTCTCTGTAACAGAATTTTTCTTTACATTTCTTGATACTAAAGCCAAAGTAATCTCACGTAAACTTAATATTCCTTGTCTTTCTGTATTGAGTGTAGAGCATCTGATATCTCTTGCATTAGGAAGTGATGAGACGATTACACTTGATCTTAATGACTATGAGAGAGAAAGCCATCTTTTTGAATGTATTGTTACACGCATAGAGGAAGCAAATTTTGTACTCTCATCTTTTTCAAACAAGAGACTGGCTGTCAATATAGAAGAGACTATTATTGGAAGCAAATATGATAAAGATGTGGATGATGCAGTTTCTGATAGAAGAGTATTTTTACGCGATACAATTTCCCTGAAGGGAGTGATTAGGCAAAAAAAATCATTTGAAGATGCCATTGAGTCGGATGAACTTCATCATTTTGAGATTGATGCCTCTATGACACAGAAGATTAAAGACAAACACCTACCCGATAAACGGAAAATACTCTTTACAATGCTTAAATATATCAAAAAACCCAAAGTATATGAAGTATTGGTAGAAAAAGATATTGGCTTTACCTCCCAAAAATTTATTGATGAGAGTTGTACAAACTGTCAGGTATGCTACCGTATTTGTCCAACAGGGGCACTTGGTTCGAACAAAAAATTTTCACTAATTCATTTTGATGCAATGCTCTGTATCAAATGTCATCTCTGTCATGATGTCTGTGAACCTGATGCTATTCAATTGCAACCTGGTTTTGAGGTTAAGGAGTTCTTTGAGCCTACTCAAAAGACACTGGCAACCTTTAGTATCAAACGATGTAATGAATGTGGCAATCCTTTTACTTATCTTGGAGGAGAACAAACTTGCCCTCGATGCCTGATTGAAGAGGGAGAGGCAATATTTTTGCATGAGAATGCATTGAAATTAGAGAAAAAAAATGAAGAGAAAAGATAG
- the nrfD gene encoding polysulfide reductase NrfD: MDSAIHATQAVVTLDVALPGIIWGWMITLNMWAKSVGTGVILVGAFLLYRHKKEEMPNLRWLMPLISFVFLNIFLLFTLTDLHQPYRMINIFLHPHWTSAITVGAWMASLFTALITVMMVIGFFDAHPDVRKNCILAKTARANSQFYEKIFPFVVFLAIPVTLYTAIIMAESSARELWQAPAEVMQMMWAALLAGSAALILTSKNWSKETRKDLALVLAIATFFSFLMYMGEYFFSFKSSEAEATLAYVHLGGKYNVEFWFGMVLGFIVPFLLSVSNMKSDNKTLLRFSAVLALIGLYMAKDVWLKIPQMLPLS; encoded by the coding sequence ATGGACAGTGCAATTCACGCAACACAGGCAGTCGTCACACTTGATGTGGCTCTTCCTGGTATTATTTGGGGATGGATGATTACTTTAAATATGTGGGCAAAATCAGTTGGTACAGGGGTAATCCTTGTGGGGGCATTTTTACTTTATAGACATAAAAAAGAGGAGATGCCTAACCTTAGATGGCTTATGCCACTGATTTCATTTGTCTTTCTGAATATCTTTTTGCTATTTACTTTGACTGACTTGCATCAGCCATATAGAATGATCAATATCTTCCTTCATCCGCATTGGACATCTGCAATTACGGTAGGGGCATGGATGGCATCACTCTTTACTGCTTTGATTACTGTGATGATGGTGATTGGATTTTTTGATGCACACCCTGATGTGAGAAAAAATTGTATATTGGCAAAAACGGCAAGAGCAAACAGTCAATTTTATGAAAAGATTTTTCCATTTGTTGTATTTCTTGCAATTCCTGTTACACTCTATACGGCAATCATTATGGCAGAATCAAGTGCTCGTGAGCTATGGCAAGCACCTGCTGAAGTAATGCAGATGATGTGGGCAGCACTTCTTGCAGGTTCTGCCGCACTTATCCTTACCTCTAAAAATTGGAGTAAAGAGACCAGGAAAGACCTTGCGTTAGTACTTGCTATTGCGACTTTCTTTAGTTTTCTGATGTATATGGGTGAGTATTTCTTTTCATTTAAGTCCTCTGAAGCAGAAGCAACACTAGCGTATGTTCATTTAGGTGGGAAATATAATGTTGAGTTTTGGTTTGGTATGGTGCTTGGATTTATTGTACCTTTCTTGCTCTCTGTAAGCAATATGAAGAGTGACAATAAAACACTATTAAGATTTTCAGCGGTTTTAGCACTAATTGGTCTATATATGGCAAAAGATGTATGGCTCAAGATTCCACAGATGCTACCGTTGAGTTAA
- a CDS encoding HAMP domain-containing histidine kinase produces the protein MFKRPYFTEYIIARLVTISTTIFMLFVIILVWVSDDTMMTLIAITFVALAFIFFIYAVYHGSRQIQKELIALNVYLGSLETFDKIEYKTCFFTKEFEEINQNLIKALKKVKKREDIKQRYNAKLKLKNRQRADMLSAIAHEFRNPIASIMGYSQTLQEDSTISLELQKKFLEKIYNNGNKIESLLGRLMLWNKFESGEATLHKSCFDLYALVFEVKYSLEEKYKNREVYIEGNSCMVEADRTLIDIVLKNLIENALKYSKEDVQVIITSDSMVSVKDHGIGIGAKDIEKVTKKFYRSNTHNWDNSMGLGLSIVKTILELHDSELKIQSSLNKGSIFSFKLFNSTPHSS, from the coding sequence GTGTTTAAACGCCCTTATTTTACTGAATATATTATAGCACGCCTTGTGACAATATCTACAACAATCTTTATGTTATTTGTTATTATTTTAGTCTGGGTTAGTGATGATACTATGATGACTCTCATTGCTATAACCTTTGTTGCCCTTGCTTTTATATTTTTTATTTATGCAGTTTACCATGGATCTAGGCAGATACAAAAAGAACTTATTGCACTCAATGTTTACCTTGGAAGCCTTGAAACATTTGACAAAATAGAGTATAAGACCTGTTTTTTTACTAAAGAATTTGAAGAGATAAACCAGAATCTCATTAAAGCATTAAAAAAGGTAAAAAAAAGAGAAGATATCAAGCAACGTTACAATGCAAAACTTAAACTCAAGAATCGTCAACGTGCCGATATGCTCTCTGCAATTGCTCATGAATTTAGAAATCCCATTGCTTCTATTATGGGGTATTCGCAGACGCTTCAAGAGGATTCAACTATTTCTCTTGAGCTTCAAAAGAAGTTTCTTGAGAAGATTTACAACAATGGCAATAAGATTGAGTCACTATTGGGGCGACTGATGCTCTGGAATAAGTTTGAAAGTGGTGAAGCAACTTTGCATAAGAGTTGTTTTGATCTTTATGCTTTGGTATTTGAGGTAAAATACTCTCTTGAGGAAAAGTATAAGAATAGGGAAGTATATATAGAAGGTAATAGCTGTATGGTTGAGGCAGATCGTACACTGATAGATATTGTACTAAAAAATCTTATAGAGAATGCACTCAAATATTCTAAAGAGGATGTGCAGGTTATAATTACTTCCGATAGTATGGTTTCGGTAAAAGATCATGGTATTGGAATTGGTGCAAAAGATATTGAAAAGGTAACAAAGAAATTTTATCGCTCAAATACGCATAACTGGGATAACTCTATGGGGTTAGGACTTTCTATTGTTAAAACAATCTTAGAACTTCATGATAGTGAGTTAAAAATTCAAAGTAGCCTTAATAAAGGTTCTATCTTTTCTTTTAAACTTTTTAACAGCACCCCACACTCCTCTTAG
- a CDS encoding molybdopterin-dependent oxidoreductase, translated as MTKMNNKQSTFVESRRTFLKGTAYSVAGASLATGVFKAIVETPAEAEEIKFTATPSTLSFYPPLKDWDSFKELDGNDWKRGGIGRNGIASESNKDGIKVNEFMLVPTVCSNCEAQCGLTAWVEIGEYKKTKDPRSLRVKKYMGNPLHAGSRGRNCAKGYASQSQMYDPDRIPFPLKRAPGSKRGEGKWVRTTWDEAMATIGKKMHDTLKKGDEMSKKLIMYHVGRPNENGFGHRIPHSMGCDGYDSHTNICSAGAREGTIHWANDDRNSPDWANAKLIFLQSSHAADAGHYFQQSAGYIADARRKGAKMIVLDPRLSNSAGIADLWIPIWPGTEAALYLYLANRVLNEKDINGNDLVNHDFVKNWLNWDQLMKDREQLAFMVKEGIIKTIPQDESYESYIKMMQELYAPYTKEFVTKECKLEGYEHKLDELYDMFIDAGDRVASFLWRAGTIGHRGGWMNTRAGFLPLALRGAMRGDVGGVGMHHWHVISVNGKGDAATVAGEAPARVDVWNEIAWPPEYPLSTYEMSHIMPHLLLDDEWRAKWKQKGLTQIPDKLAVWIPRMYNPVWINPDGFRWIEALKREDKIELSFNLSPIWSETNWFCDYILPVGLVGERHDQSSEPTKPARWLSFKNPALRVALEKNGWKPKDPARATLEAHMAAGLGEIWEEVEFWANIMVHHVDPDGSLGIRKYWASKEDPSRAVTIPEWYQAALGKLPNLRKVAKMKYPDSKYPNYEMMRDMGTWLEEDHVYKPQERPLKKVGRNFIAHGHEYDENEVEINEFGTILVKDHVFGGKKKIGVVVEGEEKQGFHTLSGKLEFYSKWFAQWKWPEYAVPFYPRNKAERKKYVHLVTQVHHDFIKKDNEFALNTVFRLPYNIHTRSVNSKHLMEISQNHNPVWINTEDAKRMGIKRGEAIKVTIEDTVSGLESGYFIAMAIPTEATMPGVLACSHHAGRWKLKNAVEIPGFKHKLGVLGLGAPLYNMTMDGKIGTLNPKEDLKEGMLARRDTWQFKEYNKDLDNIWWDGLSGAWQNAVAPSHPDPIAGNHAWHQKVRIEKAGSGDKIGDIYVNYENNYKVYQAWRDKLTRPLAKGDTLRRPVHMKRPAVPLSLKAYSVDIKA; from the coding sequence ATGACAAAAATGAACAATAAACAGTCTACCTTTGTAGAGAGTAGAAGAACATTTCTGAAAGGAACAGCTTATAGCGTTGCAGGTGCGTCATTGGCAACAGGTGTTTTTAAAGCAATTGTTGAGACACCGGCTGAAGCAGAAGAGATAAAGTTCACAGCAACACCATCCACACTCTCTTTCTATCCGCCACTTAAGGATTGGGATAGTTTTAAAGAACTTGATGGTAATGATTGGAAACGTGGGGGCATAGGGAGAAATGGTATTGCGAGTGAGAGCAACAAAGATGGCATTAAGGTCAATGAATTTATGCTTGTTCCCACTGTTTGTAGTAACTGTGAAGCACAGTGTGGTTTGACTGCATGGGTTGAGATTGGTGAATACAAAAAAACCAAAGATCCAAGAAGCCTTCGTGTCAAGAAATATATGGGTAACCCATTACATGCTGGTTCGCGTGGTCGCAACTGTGCTAAAGGGTATGCATCTCAATCACAGATGTATGACCCTGATCGTATTCCTTTTCCTCTAAAGAGAGCACCAGGGTCTAAAAGAGGGGAAGGGAAGTGGGTTAGAACTACTTGGGATGAAGCAATGGCAACCATTGGGAAGAAGATGCATGATACCCTCAAGAAGGGTGACGAGATGTCAAAAAAGCTTATTATGTACCACGTTGGTCGTCCAAATGAGAACGGATTTGGTCATAGAATCCCTCACTCTATGGGGTGTGACGGGTATGATTCTCATACCAATATCTGTTCTGCAGGGGCACGTGAAGGTACAATTCATTGGGCGAATGATGATCGTAACTCTCCAGATTGGGCAAATGCAAAGCTAATTTTCCTTCAATCTTCACATGCGGCAGATGCGGGTCACTACTTTCAGCAATCAGCAGGCTACATTGCAGATGCACGTAGAAAAGGTGCAAAGATGATTGTGCTTGATCCAAGACTCTCTAATTCTGCAGGTATTGCAGATTTATGGATTCCTATTTGGCCAGGTACAGAAGCAGCACTCTATCTCTATTTGGCCAATAGGGTTCTTAATGAGAAAGATATTAATGGAAATGATCTTGTCAACCATGATTTTGTGAAAAACTGGCTTAACTGGGATCAGTTAATGAAAGACAGAGAGCAGCTTGCATTTATGGTTAAAGAAGGTATCATCAAGACAATACCTCAAGATGAAAGCTATGAAAGCTATATTAAAATGATGCAAGAACTGTATGCACCATATACCAAAGAATTTGTTACTAAAGAGTGTAAATTGGAAGGTTATGAGCATAAGCTAGATGAGCTTTATGATATGTTTATTGATGCGGGTGACAGGGTTGCAAGTTTCTTGTGGAGAGCTGGAACGATTGGTCATAGGGGTGGATGGATGAATACTAGAGCTGGCTTCCTGCCGTTAGCACTTAGGGGTGCAATGCGTGGTGATGTTGGAGGAGTCGGTATGCATCATTGGCACGTTATTTCCGTTAATGGTAAGGGTGACGCAGCAACAGTGGCAGGAGAAGCACCAGCAAGAGTTGACGTATGGAATGAGATTGCATGGCCACCTGAGTATCCTCTCAGCACATATGAAATGTCCCATATTATGCCACACCTGCTCCTTGATGATGAGTGGAGAGCAAAATGGAAGCAAAAAGGCTTAACGCAGATTCCAGATAAGTTAGCGGTATGGATTCCACGTATGTATAACCCTGTTTGGATTAATCCAGATGGATTTAGGTGGATTGAGGCACTTAAGCGTGAAGATAAGATTGAATTGAGTTTCAATCTTTCACCAATATGGTCAGAGACCAATTGGTTCTGTGATTATATTCTGCCTGTCGGTTTGGTAGGAGAGAGGCATGATCAGTCATCTGAGCCTACAAAGCCAGCAAGATGGCTCTCATTTAAAAATCCTGCACTGAGAGTAGCGCTTGAGAAAAATGGATGGAAGCCAAAAGATCCTGCACGTGCTACACTTGAAGCGCATATGGCAGCAGGTCTTGGTGAAATCTGGGAAGAGGTTGAATTTTGGGCAAATATCATGGTACACCATGTTGATCCTGATGGAAGTCTTGGTATCAGAAAATACTGGGCATCAAAAGAAGATCCGAGTAGAGCAGTAACCATTCCTGAATGGTATCAGGCAGCACTTGGAAAACTGCCAAACCTCAGAAAAGTAGCAAAGATGAAATACCCTGATTCTAAGTATCCTAACTATGAGATGATGAGAGATATGGGTACATGGCTTGAGGAAGATCATGTCTATAAGCCACAAGAGAGACCACTTAAGAAAGTTGGTAGAAATTTCATTGCACATGGGCATGAATATGATGAAAATGAAGTAGAGATTAATGAGTTTGGCACAATTCTTGTGAAGGATCATGTCTTTGGTGGCAAAAAGAAGATTGGTGTTGTTGTAGAGGGTGAAGAGAAGCAGGGATTCCATACACTCAGTGGAAAACTGGAATTCTATTCCAAGTGGTTTGCGCAGTGGAAATGGCCTGAGTATGCGGTACCATTCTATCCAAGAAACAAAGCAGAGCGTAAAAAGTATGTTCACCTTGTTACACAAGTACACCATGATTTTATTAAGAAGGATAATGAGTTCGCACTTAATACAGTATTTAGACTACCATACAATATTCATACCCGTTCAGTGAACTCCAAGCATTTAATGGAGATTAGCCAGAACCATAATCCAGTTTGGATTAATACAGAAGATGCAAAACGTATGGGAATTAAGCGTGGTGAAGCAATTAAGGTAACCATTGAAGATACAGTTTCTGGTCTTGAATCAGGTTACTTTATTGCGATGGCAATTCCAACAGAGGCGACTATGCCTGGTGTTCTTGCCTGTTCGCATCATGCGGGAAGATGGAAGCTGAAGAATGCAGTTGAGATTCCTGGCTTTAAGCACAAACTTGGTGTATTGGGATTGGGTGCACCACTATATAATATGACTATGGATGGTAAGATTGGTACGCTTAATCCAAAAGAAGATCTAAAAGAAGGTATGTTGGCACGCAGAGATACTTGGCAGTTTAAAGAATACAACAAAGATCTTGATAATATTTGGTGGGATGGTCTTAGTGGTGCATGGCAGAATGCTGTCGCACCATCACACCCAGATCCAATTGCAGGTAACCATGCTTGGCATCAGAAAGTACGCATAGAAAAAGCTGGTTCTGGTGATAAGATTGGTGATATTTATGTTAACTATGAAAATAATTATAAAGTCTATCAGGCATGGAGAGATAAACTGACACGCCCTCTTGCCAAAGGTGATACACTTAGAAGACCAGTACATATGAAGCGTCCAGCAGTACCTCTGTCTCTTAAGGCATACTCGGTGGATATTAAAGCATAA
- a CDS encoding 4Fe-4S dicluster domain-containing protein: MKLGFLVDLNLCMGCKGCEVACKVENEVPLSSWRLRVKYIDIGTFPDTKRSFTPLRCNHCENAPCERICPVSALHYLDNGIVNIDSNRCIGCAGCMMACPYGAIYMDPETNTADKCTYCAHRIESGMMPACVVICPVQANIFGDVEDDTSNISQYIMAHQGSVQVRKPEKHTEPKHYYVGGGQQTLDPLAQQRIEGYSLFNDITHLEHVGDPHHGVLDRFLAPFINHGTHDNSSMMDWAENGDQTHEKGGH, encoded by the coding sequence ATGAAATTAGGTTTCTTGGTTGACCTCAACCTGTGTATGGGTTGCAAGGGTTGTGAAGTCGCCTGTAAAGTGGAAAATGAAGTTCCACTTAGTTCTTGGCGTCTACGTGTTAAATATATCGATATTGGAACTTTTCCTGATACCAAGCGTTCATTTACACCACTGCGTTGTAATCATTGTGAGAATGCACCATGCGAGCGTATCTGTCCAGTCTCTGCGCTACACTATCTTGACAATGGAATTGTCAATATTGATTCTAATAGATGTATTGGATGTGCTGGCTGCATGATGGCATGTCCTTATGGAGCCATCTATATGGATCCTGAGACAAATACAGCAGATAAATGTACCTATTGTGCGCATCGTATTGAGAGTGGTATGATGCCTGCATGTGTAGTCATCTGTCCGGTTCAGGCAAATATCTTTGGTGATGTCGAGGATGATACTAGTAATATTTCTCAGTACATCATGGCACATCAAGGAAGTGTTCAAGTGCGTAAACCTGAAAAGCATACTGAACCAAAACACTATTATGTTGGAGGAGGGCAACAGACACTAGATCCTCTTGCGCAACAACGTATTGAAGGCTATAGTCTCTTTAATGATATTACGCATCTTGAGCATGTTGGAGACCCTCATCATGGTGTACTTGACAGATTCCTTGCACCGTTTATAAATCACGGGACGCATGATAATAGCAGTATGATGGACTGGGCAGAGAATGGCGATCAAACACATGAAAAAGGAGGTCACTAA
- a CDS encoding phosphatidylglycerophosphatase A, translating to MNAHKLFITFLGTGMLPKPRRMATLLAVLIALPLLQIAGMKTFFMLTFTMGIISIFEVNKYVRSHPESDYKEITIDNVVGVWISLIITLSTTVTLLFPHTIWLSIVLSFASFTLFQVWKPSTIGWIAYTFKKGGLGIVLSSMLSGIAGGLLCVAILMGVEKFF from the coding sequence ATGAATGCACACAAACTCTTCATTACCTTTTTAGGCACAGGCATGCTACCCAAACCAAGAAGAATGGCAACACTCCTTGCTGTACTTATTGCCCTTCCTTTACTACAGATAGCAGGCATGAAAACCTTTTTTATGCTAACATTTACTATGGGAATTATTAGTATTTTTGAGGTCAATAAATATGTCAGAAGTCACCCTGAGTCTGACTACAAGGAGATAACAATAGATAATGTTGTAGGTGTATGGATAAGTTTAATAATTACACTTTCGACTACTGTGACACTCCTCTTTCCCCATACTATATGGTTAAGCATAGTACTTTCTTTTGCCTCATTTACTCTCTTTCAGGTATGGAAACCTTCAACTATCGGTTGGATAGCATATACCTTTAAGAAAGGGGGACTCGGTATTGTACTTAGCAGCATGCTCTCTGGTATTGCAGGGGGATTACTCTGTGTTGCTATCTTAATGGGAGTTGAAAAGTTTTTTTAA